A genomic region of Streptomyces diastaticus subsp. diastaticus contains the following coding sequences:
- a CDS encoding alpha/beta hydrolase, with the protein MPNRPHRRRTALLSSALVLTVAASLSACSDSGTDEPGSQNGSTPAGGLASQKLDWSKCPAPDDTQGGGTAPSPLPGGTAWQCATMKAPLDWDAPDGDTLDLALVRARSSAKNEDQRIGSLIFNFGGPGGSGVSTLPAFGDTYETLRGRYDLVSFDPRGVGRSAPVTCLDDTQLDDFFQADSTPDDAAERADLMKRTQQFNAACEKNSGKVLPQVTTTDAARDMDLMRQVLGDEKLYYMGISYGTELGGVYAHLFPDKVGRAVFDAVVDPTQDAEQGSLGQAKGFQLALDNYAEACTATTEECPVGSDPADVKKRIADLLASLDKKPLPADGDRELTQAAALNGIAQSLYSEDFWEYLTQGLEDAYDGDGRILLALSDSMTGRNQDGTYSNLQAANIAINCADDKPRYTEADVREKLPEFRKASPVFGDFLAWGLLSCTDWPVAGAAEHPDVSAEGSAPIVVIGNTGDPATPYEGARQMARALGKGVGVEITYKGQGHGAYDSGNACVRKAVDGYLLDGTVPKNGTVCS; encoded by the coding sequence ATGCCGAATCGCCCCCACCGCCGCCGCACCGCCCTGCTGTCCAGCGCACTGGTGCTCACCGTCGCCGCCTCGCTCTCCGCCTGTTCGGACTCCGGTACCGACGAGCCGGGCAGCCAGAACGGCTCCACTCCGGCCGGCGGGCTCGCCTCGCAGAAGCTCGACTGGTCGAAGTGCCCCGCGCCCGACGACACCCAGGGCGGCGGCACCGCTCCCTCCCCGCTGCCCGGTGGCACCGCGTGGCAGTGCGCGACGATGAAGGCCCCCCTCGACTGGGACGCCCCGGACGGTGACACCCTCGACCTGGCGCTGGTGCGGGCGAGGAGCAGCGCGAAGAACGAGGACCAGCGGATCGGCTCGCTCATCTTCAACTTCGGCGGACCGGGCGGTTCCGGGGTGAGTACCCTGCCGGCCTTCGGCGACACCTACGAGACGCTGCGCGGCCGGTACGACCTGGTCAGCTTCGACCCGCGCGGGGTGGGTCGCAGTGCCCCCGTCACCTGCCTCGACGACACGCAGCTCGACGACTTCTTCCAGGCCGACTCGACGCCGGACGACGCCGCCGAACGCGCCGACCTGATGAAGCGGACGCAGCAGTTCAACGCGGCCTGCGAGAAGAACTCGGGGAAGGTGCTGCCCCAGGTCACCACGACCGACGCGGCCCGCGACATGGACCTGATGCGCCAAGTGCTCGGCGACGAGAAGCTCTACTACATGGGCATCTCGTACGGCACCGAGCTGGGCGGCGTCTACGCCCATCTCTTCCCCGACAAGGTCGGCCGCGCGGTCTTCGACGCGGTCGTGGACCCGACGCAGGACGCCGAGCAGGGCTCGCTGGGCCAGGCCAAGGGGTTCCAGTTGGCGCTCGACAACTACGCCGAGGCGTGCACGGCGACGACCGAGGAGTGCCCGGTCGGGTCGGATCCCGCGGACGTGAAGAAGCGTATCGCCGACCTGCTCGCCTCCCTCGACAAGAAGCCGCTGCCCGCCGACGGCGACCGCGAGCTGACCCAGGCCGCCGCGTTGAACGGCATCGCCCAGTCGCTCTACTCCGAGGACTTCTGGGAGTACCTGACACAGGGTCTGGAGGACGCCTACGACGGGGACGGCCGCATCCTGCTGGCCCTTTCGGACAGCATGACCGGCCGCAACCAGGACGGCACCTACAGCAACCTGCAGGCCGCCAACATCGCCATCAACTGCGCCGACGACAAGCCCCGCTACACCGAGGCCGACGTCCGCGAGAAGCTGCCCGAGTTCCGCAAGGCCTCCCCCGTCTTCGGTGACTTCCTCGCCTGGGGGCTGCTGAGCTGCACCGACTGGCCCGTGGCCGGCGCGGCCGAGCACCCCGACGTGTCGGCCGAGGGCTCCGCGCCCATCGTCGTGATCGGCAACACCGGGGACCCGGCCACCCCCTACGAGGGCGCGCGGCAGATGGCCCGGGCGCTCGGCAAGGGCGTCGGCGTCGAGATCACCTACAAGGGGCAGGGCCACGGCGCCTACGACAGCGGCAACGCGTGCGTCCGCAAGGCGGTCGACGGCTACCTGCTGGACGGGACCGTACCGAAGAACGGGACGGTCTGCTCCTGA
- the moeZ gene encoding adenylyltransferase/sulfurtransferase MoeZ, with translation MSLPPLVEPAAELTVDEVRRYSRHLIIPDVGMAGQKRLKNAKVLCVGAGGLGSPALMYLAAAGVGTLGIIEFDEVDESNLQRQIIHSQADIGRPKAESARDKVKGINPYTNVVLHEMRLEADNVMDIFSQYDLIVDGTDNFATRYLVNDACVLLNKPYVWGSIYRFDGQASVFWSEHGPCYRCLYPEPPPPGMVPSCAEGGVLGVLCASVGSIQATEAVKLLAGLGDPLVGRLMIYDALEMQYRQVKVRKDPDCAICGENPTVTELIDYEAFCGVVSEEAQEAAAGSTITPKQLKEWIDDDENIEIIDVREPNEYEIVSIPGARLIPKNEFLMGTALQDLPQNKKIVLHCKTGVRSAEVLAVLKSAGFSDAVHVGGGVIGWVNQIEPEKPVY, from the coding sequence GTGTCGCTGCCACCCCTGGTCGAGCCAGCTGCTGAGCTCACCGTCGACGAGGTCCGCAGGTACTCCCGCCACCTGATCATCCCCGACGTCGGGATGGCCGGGCAGAAGCGGTTGAAGAACGCCAAGGTGCTCTGCGTGGGCGCGGGCGGCCTCGGTTCGCCCGCTCTCATGTACCTGGCCGCCGCCGGCGTGGGCACGCTGGGGATCATCGAGTTCGACGAGGTCGACGAGTCGAACCTCCAGCGCCAGATCATCCACAGCCAGGCCGACATCGGCCGCCCCAAGGCCGAGTCCGCCCGCGACAAGGTCAAGGGCATCAACCCGTACACGAACGTCGTCCTTCACGAGATGCGGCTCGAGGCCGACAACGTGATGGACATCTTCAGCCAGTACGACCTGATCGTGGACGGCACCGACAACTTCGCCACCCGTTACCTGGTCAACGACGCCTGCGTGCTGCTGAACAAGCCGTACGTCTGGGGCTCCATCTACCGCTTCGACGGCCAGGCGTCGGTCTTCTGGTCCGAGCACGGCCCCTGCTACCGCTGCCTCTACCCGGAGCCCCCGCCCCCCGGCATGGTTCCCTCCTGCGCCGAGGGCGGCGTCCTCGGCGTGCTCTGCGCGTCGGTCGGCTCCATCCAGGCCACCGAGGCCGTCAAGCTCCTCGCCGGTCTCGGCGATCCGCTGGTCGGCCGCCTGATGATCTACGACGCCCTGGAGATGCAGTACCGCCAGGTCAAGGTGCGCAAGGACCCCGACTGCGCGATCTGCGGTGAGAACCCGACGGTCACCGAACTCATCGACTACGAGGCGTTCTGCGGCGTCGTCTCCGAAGAGGCCCAGGAGGCCGCGGCCGGTTCGACGATCACTCCCAAGCAGCTCAAGGAGTGGATCGATGACGACGAGAACATCGAGATCATCGACGTCCGCGAGCCCAACGAGTACGAGATCGTCTCGATCCCCGGCGCGCGCCTGATCCCCAAGAACGAGTTCCTGATGGGGACGGCGCTCCAGGATCTCCCGCAGAACAAGAAGATCGTCTTGCACTGCAAGACGGGTGTCCGCAGTGCGGAAGTCCTCGCCGTCCTGAAGTCCGCGGGCTTCTCCGACGCTGTGCACGTGGGTGGTGGCGTCATCGGCTGGGTCAACCAGATCGAGCCGGAGAAGCCCGTCTACTGA
- a CDS encoding spherulation-specific family 4 protein, whose product MPYLTQPGTQPAVSAGQLRLGVPGYAHPLLAPREWEALPRVGAGVHWAVLNIADGPGERPDPHCLEAAGRLRNAQVRVIGQLDLAGGRRTFGALLSDAHRFRDWYLVDGFYLDRCPVERAALPELRRVVGALRDLLGGGHLVTAHGTHPHPGYAEVADQLVTFSGPWHDYRWSQAPEWTAAYPPERFCHLVHGLPRGHLAQALRVARWQGAGTVWFTDRTAKESRSACWETMPGYWDTLVSQVGTGVSE is encoded by the coding sequence GTGCCGTATCTGACGCAGCCCGGCACCCAGCCCGCCGTCAGTGCCGGACAGCTCCGCCTCGGCGTCCCCGGCTACGCCCACCCCCTGCTGGCCCCACGCGAATGGGAGGCGCTCCCGCGCGTCGGCGCCGGAGTCCACTGGGCCGTCCTCAACATCGCCGACGGCCCCGGCGAACGCCCCGACCCGCATTGCCTGGAAGCGGCCGGCCGCCTGCGGAACGCACAGGTCCGCGTGATCGGGCAGCTGGATCTCGCGGGTGGCCGGCGAACCTTCGGCGCGCTCCTCTCGGACGCCCACCGCTTCCGCGACTGGTACCTGGTCGACGGCTTCTACCTCGACCGTTGCCCCGTCGAGCGCGCCGCCCTGCCCGAGCTGCGCCGGGTGGTCGGGGCGCTGCGGGACCTGCTCGGCGGTGGACACCTCGTCACCGCCCACGGCACCCACCCGCATCCCGGCTACGCCGAGGTCGCGGACCAACTGGTGACCTTCAGCGGTCCCTGGCACGACTACCGCTGGTCCCAGGCGCCCGAATGGACCGCCGCCTACCCGCCGGAGCGCTTCTGCCACCTCGTCCACGGGCTGCCGCGCGGCCACCTCGCCCAGGCGCTGCGCGTCGCCCGCTGGCAGGGTGCGGGCACTGTCTGGTTCACCGACCGCACGGCCAAGGAGAGCCGAAGTGCCTGCTGGGAGACCATGCCCGGTTACTGGGACACCCTCGTCTCGCAGGTCGGAACGGGTGTCTCGGAATGA